CGCCAAGGAGCTCTGGGGCGGCGAGCGCCACACCACCAACAACCGCATGGAGATGACGGCCGTCATCGAGGCGCTGGCGAGCCTCAAGCGCAGCTGCGAGGTGGTGATCTACACCGACAGCTCTTACGTCAAGGACGGCATCACCAGCTGGATCCACGGCTGGAAGAAGCGCGGCTGGAAGACCGCCGATGGCAAGCCGGTCAAGAACGTCGAGCTCTGGCAGCGCATCGATGCGCTGGCGCAGCTGCACAAAATCGACTGGCGCTGGGTC
The Sphaerotilus microaerophilus DNA segment above includes these coding regions:
- the rnhA gene encoding ribonuclease HI produces the protein MTTPAASSASPASSRPPLPIQRPQVIVYTDGACKGNPGPGGWGVWLRSGEHAKELWGGERHTTNNRMEMTAVIEALASLKRSCEVVIYTDSSYVKDGITSWIHGWKKRGWKTADGKPVKNVELWQRIDALAQLHKIDWRWVKGHAGDPGNEKADELANRGVSEAGVR